Proteins encoded together in one Lysinibacillus sp. FSL K6-0232 window:
- a CDS encoding ABC transporter permease — MSFLEMLYFIIPSAILYATPLIFTAIGGVFSERSGVVNIGLEGLMIIGAFIGIYVNLEYASSLGAATTWIAMLAAVVIGGIFSLFHAVASISFRADQTVSGVAINLLGLAVSVFLVKMIYDKGQTDMITRPIGRFGIPYLEDIPFFGPLLFRDVYSTSILAFAVAIGAWFIIYKTPFGLRLRAVGEHPMAADTMGINVNKMRYIAVVISGALGGLGGAVYAQTITHDFSHATIAGQGFMAIAAMIFGKWHPIGALGAALFFGLAQTLSIAGSQIPIIENVPAVYLQILPYVLTILALAGFIGKANAPKASGQPYIKGKR; from the coding sequence ATGAGCTTTTTAGAAATGTTATATTTCATCATCCCTTCAGCGATTCTTTATGCAACACCTTTGATATTTACTGCTATCGGTGGTGTATTCTCTGAACGCTCTGGTGTTGTCAACATCGGGCTAGAAGGCTTAATGATTATCGGTGCTTTTATTGGTATTTATGTTAATTTAGAATATGCTTCATCACTAGGTGCAGCAACAACTTGGATAGCAATGCTAGCAGCTGTTGTAATCGGTGGGATTTTCTCACTTTTCCATGCGGTTGCTTCCATCTCCTTCCGTGCCGATCAAACGGTATCTGGGGTAGCTATCAACCTATTGGGCTTAGCTGTTTCAGTCTTTTTAGTAAAAATGATTTATGATAAAGGTCAAACAGATATGATTACGCGACCAATCGGCCGTTTTGGTATCCCTTATTTAGAGGATATTCCATTCTTCGGTCCGCTATTGTTCCGCGATGTATATAGTACATCTATTTTAGCCTTTGCAGTAGCAATTGGTGCATGGTTTATTATTTATAAAACACCATTTGGTTTACGTCTTCGCGCAGTTGGTGAGCATCCAATGGCAGCAGATACAATGGGGATTAATGTTAATAAAATGCGCTATATTGCTGTTGTGATTTCTGGGGCATTAGGTGGACTTGGCGGTGCAGTCTATGCACAAACAATTACACATGACTTTTCACACGCAACAATTGCTGGGCAAGGCTTTATGGCAATTGCAGCAATGATTTTCGGGAAATGGCATCCAATTGGTGCATTAGGTGCAGCTCTATTCTTTGGATTGGCACAAACATTAAGTATTGCAGGAAGTCAAATTCCAATTATCGAAAATGTACCAGCTGTCTATCTGCAAATTTTACCATATGTACTAACAATCCTTGCGTTAGCAGGCTTTATTGGTAAAGCGAATGCGCCAAAGGCAAGTGGACAACCCTATATTAAAGGGAAACGCTAA
- a CDS encoding helix-turn-helix domain-containing protein yields MLLVAELGTRLKEARLSKGYSLDDLQEITKIQKRYLVGIEEGNYSIMPGSFYVRAFIKQYAEAVGLNAEEILETYKNELPSTPNDQVSQSITNSPSRRKVTKGPSNKMMEAMPKIIVALFIIVIIVIIWVLWQSKNNAQPNEVDNSTPEMEYDTNVKPIDSEKDKKDNKNEDTQTDDKQDTDAKEETPADEEQPEDEETKQTISAGTVEADGATTSYTLTGTDTLKLRIEVSGPTFVGIRNQQQQELLADTRVYNAGEVVEFDATAESYVRIRLGNSTQAKIFINDEPLTYAQQVVTQNIVINFNKEQ; encoded by the coding sequence GTGTTATTAGTGGCAGAATTAGGGACTCGACTGAAAGAGGCGAGACTGTCTAAAGGCTACAGTTTAGACGATTTACAAGAAATAACGAAAATTCAAAAACGTTATTTAGTAGGAATTGAAGAAGGCAATTATTCCATTATGCCCGGTTCGTTTTATGTACGAGCTTTTATTAAGCAATATGCAGAGGCTGTTGGTCTAAACGCAGAGGAAATTTTAGAAACATATAAGAATGAGCTGCCAAGTACACCAAATGATCAAGTAAGCCAATCAATAACAAATAGTCCTAGTAGACGTAAGGTAACAAAAGGCCCTTCCAATAAAATGATGGAGGCTATGCCAAAAATTATTGTCGCTTTATTTATTATTGTTATTATTGTTATTATATGGGTGCTATGGCAATCCAAAAATAATGCACAACCAAATGAGGTTGACAATTCGACTCCTGAAATGGAGTACGATACAAATGTTAAACCAATTGATAGTGAAAAAGATAAAAAAGACAACAAAAATGAAGATACGCAAACAGATGACAAACAGGATACAGATGCTAAAGAAGAAACACCAGCTGATGAAGAACAACCTGAAGATGAAGAAACGAAGCAAACAATTTCCGCGGGTACTGTTGAAGCAGATGGAGCAACAACCTCTTATACGTTAACAGGTACAGATACATTGAAACTTCGCATTGAAGTTTCAGGTCCTACATTTGTTGGGATTCGTAACCAGCAGCAACAAGAATTATTAGCAGATACGCGTGTTTATAATGCTGGAGAAGTAGTAGAGTTTGATGCTACTGCTGAAAGCTATGTGCGTATTCGCCTTGGTAATTCAACGCAGGCTAAAATCTTTATTAATGACGAGCCATTAACGTATGCACAGCAAGTTGTCACGCAAAATATCGTCATCAATTTCAATAAAGAACAGTAG
- the ymfI gene encoding elongation factor P 5-aminopentanone reductase: MKKFALILGASGEIGHAICRSLAEDGWSIYLHYSHNVQAAQTLYQSLSKDFPAQEFMLVQGDFSTSTGADSMAAQIFHVQAIVFANGQAHYALLEDTAVEDMDALWRVHVQNPMRLTALLSAKLRKHNVSYVLFIGSIWGEAGSAGETLYATVKGAQHAFVKSFAKEAALSRIRVNAIAPGFINTAMNSHLSQQELNYILEDIPLGEIGQTKDVAEMVRFYLSGKADYVTGQIIRLNGGWYI, from the coding sequence ATGAAAAAATTTGCGCTTATATTAGGTGCATCAGGTGAGATTGGGCATGCTATTTGTCGAAGTTTAGCAGAAGATGGCTGGTCTATCTATCTGCATTATTCCCATAACGTGCAAGCGGCACAGACGTTATATCAATCCCTCTCTAAAGATTTCCCTGCACAGGAGTTTATGCTTGTACAGGGGGATTTTTCAACATCCACTGGTGCTGATAGCATGGCAGCACAAATTTTTCATGTGCAGGCAATTGTTTTTGCAAATGGGCAAGCGCATTATGCACTGCTTGAAGATACAGCTGTGGAGGATATGGATGCATTATGGCGTGTCCATGTGCAAAATCCAATGCGATTAACGGCTTTATTGTCCGCAAAGCTTCGCAAGCATAATGTTAGCTATGTGCTATTTATTGGCTCCATTTGGGGTGAAGCTGGCTCAGCAGGGGAAACATTGTATGCCACTGTTAAGGGAGCGCAGCATGCCTTTGTTAAGTCCTTTGCCAAGGAAGCGGCATTATCTCGTATTCGGGTCAATGCAATTGCTCCAGGCTTTATTAATACAGCTATGAACAGCCATTTAAGTCAACAGGAGCTCAATTATATTTTGGAAGATATTCCACTAGGCGAAATTGGGCAAACAAAGGATGTAGCTGAAATGGTGCGCTTTTATTTATCAGGCAAGGCTGATTATGTAACAGGACAAATTATCCGATTAAATGGTGGTTGGTACATATAA
- the yfmH gene encoding EF-P 5-aminopentanol modification-associated protein YfmH, giving the protein MKTIEFKQLDETLYYEKLANGLDVYILPKKGFSKTFVTFTTKYGSVDRTFVPIGETESVTVPDGIAHFLEHKMFEKEDGDVFQKFSEYGASANAFTSFTRTAYLFSSTDNIYKSTETLLNFVQEPYFTEATVNKEKGIIGQEITMYDDQPDWRLYFGTIENMYHHHPVKIDIAGTIESIDGITADHLYTCYNTFYHPSNMLLFVIGAVEPEEMMTFIRDNQGKKEFPEPTPIQRFFDKEPTDVAIKERTLKMDVQKPKVYIGLKAKDTNLSGQEMLKHELAVQIALELIFGRTSHFYEHVYEAGLIDETYAFDFTLEKGFGFAMIGSDSTEPDQLAQTIIAELAKYEKDAKFESADLERIKRKKIGFFLRALNSIEFIANQFTRYSFNDMNLFDVVPVLEALTIDDLYKAFASIQGESQQTIFKILPTKQDVQ; this is encoded by the coding sequence ATGAAAACAATTGAATTTAAGCAATTAGATGAAACACTTTATTATGAAAAGCTAGCGAATGGGTTAGATGTTTATATTTTACCGAAGAAAGGCTTTTCCAAAACATTTGTCACATTTACAACTAAATATGGCTCTGTCGATCGTACATTTGTACCGATTGGTGAAACAGAAAGTGTGACAGTACCAGATGGTATTGCCCATTTTTTAGAGCATAAAATGTTTGAAAAAGAAGATGGAGATGTTTTCCAAAAGTTTAGCGAGTACGGTGCCTCTGCCAATGCCTTTACATCATTTACACGCACGGCTTATTTATTTTCATCGACTGACAATATTTATAAAAGTACAGAAACATTATTAAATTTTGTGCAGGAGCCATACTTTACAGAAGCGACTGTTAACAAGGAAAAGGGTATTATTGGGCAGGAAATTACGATGTATGATGACCAGCCTGATTGGCGTTTATATTTTGGGACAATCGAAAATATGTACCATCACCATCCAGTAAAAATTGATATTGCAGGGACAATTGAATCCATTGATGGGATTACAGCAGACCATTTATATACATGCTACAATACATTTTACCATCCATCCAATATGTTACTATTTGTGATCGGCGCAGTGGAGCCAGAGGAAATGATGACTTTTATTCGTGACAATCAAGGAAAAAAAGAATTCCCAGAGCCTACACCAATTCAACGCTTCTTTGATAAAGAGCCAACAGATGTGGCGATTAAGGAACGTACATTAAAGATGGATGTGCAAAAGCCTAAGGTATATATTGGCTTGAAAGCAAAAGACACAAATCTATCAGGTCAAGAAATGCTAAAGCATGAGCTAGCTGTTCAAATTGCGCTTGAGCTTATATTTGGGCGTACCTCTCATTTTTATGAGCACGTTTATGAGGCAGGCTTAATTGATGAAACATATGCCTTTGATTTTACCTTAGAAAAGGGCTTTGGCTTTGCCATGATTGGTTCTGATTCCACGGAGCCAGACCAATTAGCACAAACGATCATAGCAGAATTAGCAAAATATGAGAAAGATGCTAAGTTTGAAAGCGCTGATTTAGAGCGAATAAAGCGTAAAAAAATCGGCTTCTTCTTACGTGCGCTCAATTCAATTGAGTTTATTGCGAACCAATTTACACGTTATTCATTTAATGACATGAATTTATTCGATGTCGTGCCAGTGCTTGAAGCGTTAACAATTGACGATTTGTATAAGGCATTTGCTTCGATTCAAGGCGAATCTCAACAAACAATATTTAAAATTTTACCAACGAAGCAGGATGTACAATGA
- a CDS encoding DUF3243 domain-containing protein — MTILENWQKWTSFLGQNVMQAESSGMPKKMIQQAAVQIGEYLATNVDPKNEQERVLSDLWGVASEDEKHALANCVVKLVQNKHVQ, encoded by the coding sequence ATGACGATTTTAGAAAACTGGCAAAAATGGACATCGTTTTTAGGACAAAATGTCATGCAAGCGGAATCGAGCGGTATGCCAAAGAAAATGATTCAACAAGCTGCCGTACAAATCGGTGAATATTTGGCGACAAATGTCGATCCTAAAAATGAGCAAGAGCGTGTTTTGTCGGATTTATGGGGCGTTGCCTCTGAAGATGAAAAGCATGCGCTGGCGAATTGTGTCGTAAAGCTTGTACAAAATAAGCATGTGCAATAA
- a CDS encoding ABC transporter ATP-binding protein: MEYVIEMLGIRKEFGQFVANNNITLQLKQGEIHALLGENGAGKSTLMNVLFGLYQPEGGEIRVRGKAVKITNPNIANDLGIGMVHQHFMLVENFTVTENIILGSEPTKMGIVNIKDAAKKVQALSEKYGLDVDPYAKIEDITVGMQQRVEILKTLYRGAEILIFDEPTASLTPQEITELIQIMRRLIAEGKSIILITHKLKEIMEVSDRVTIIRKGEGIGTVVTANTNPNQLAEMMVGRQVEFKTEKTDASPTKEVLSVENLVVTDYRNIDKVKGLNLNVRRGEIVGIAGIDGNGQSELIEAITGLRKVKSGTVKLNGQDITNLKPRKITEEGVGHIPQDRHKHGLVLDFPIGHNIALQTYYQPPIAKGFVMDYKKVSEKARQIIKEYDVRTGNGEMTPARALSGGNQQKAIIGREIDRNPDLLIAALPTRGLDVGAIEFIHSRLIEQRDKGKAVLLISFELDEVMNVSDRIAVIYDGQIVDELNPKETTEQELGLLMAGQSKKNNKHGAKEGND; the protein is encoded by the coding sequence TTGGAATATGTGATTGAAATGCTAGGAATCCGTAAAGAATTCGGTCAGTTCGTGGCGAATAATAACATCACCCTCCAACTGAAACAAGGCGAAATCCATGCATTGCTAGGTGAAAATGGTGCAGGTAAATCGACTTTAATGAACGTTCTTTTTGGTTTGTATCAACCAGAAGGTGGCGAAATCCGTGTTCGTGGGAAGGCTGTTAAAATTACAAACCCGAATATTGCCAATGACTTAGGAATTGGTATGGTGCACCAACACTTTATGTTGGTAGAGAATTTTACGGTAACAGAGAATATTATTTTAGGTTCTGAACCTACTAAAATGGGCATTGTTAATATTAAAGATGCGGCAAAGAAAGTACAGGCACTTTCTGAAAAATATGGCTTAGATGTTGATCCATATGCCAAAATTGAAGATATTACAGTTGGGATGCAGCAACGCGTTGAAATTTTAAAGACATTATATCGTGGTGCTGAAATTTTAATTTTTGATGAACCAACAGCATCTTTAACACCACAAGAAATTACAGAATTAATTCAAATTATGCGTCGCCTTATTGCAGAGGGGAAATCTATTATTTTAATTACCCATAAGCTAAAGGAAATTATGGAAGTATCCGATCGCGTCACAATTATCCGTAAGGGTGAAGGAATCGGTACAGTTGTAACCGCTAACACAAACCCTAATCAGCTTGCTGAAATGATGGTTGGTCGTCAGGTTGAATTTAAAACAGAAAAAACAGATGCAAGCCCAACAAAAGAAGTATTGTCCGTTGAGAATTTAGTTGTAACGGATTATCGTAATATCGATAAAGTAAAAGGTCTTAACTTAAACGTTCGCAGAGGCGAAATCGTTGGTATTGCGGGTATTGATGGTAACGGTCAATCTGAATTAATCGAGGCTATTACAGGTTTACGCAAAGTGAAAAGCGGTACTGTGAAGTTAAATGGTCAGGATATTACAAATTTAAAGCCTCGTAAAATTACAGAGGAGGGCGTTGGACATATTCCACAAGACCGTCATAAGCATGGCTTAGTATTAGACTTCCCGATTGGCCATAATATTGCACTGCAAACATATTATCAGCCTCCTATCGCCAAAGGCTTTGTCATGGATTATAAAAAGGTATCGGAAAAAGCTCGCCAAATTATTAAAGAATACGATGTGCGTACAGGGAATGGTGAAATGACTCCAGCACGTGCGCTATCTGGTGGTAACCAGCAAAAGGCAATTATTGGGCGTGAAATCGATCGTAATCCAGACTTATTAATTGCAGCTTTACCAACTCGTGGTCTTGATGTAGGAGCTATCGAGTTTATTCACTCTCGCCTTATTGAGCAACGTGATAAAGGCAAGGCTGTTCTATTAATCTCGTTTGAATTAGATGAGGTTATGAATGTATCAGATCGTATTGCTGTTATTTATGATGGTCAAATTGTGGATGAGTTAAATCCAAAAGAAACAACCGAACAAGAGCTTGGCTTACTGATGGCTGGGCAAAGTAAAAAAAATAACAAGCATGGTGCGAAGGAGGGGAACGACTAA
- the yfmF gene encoding EF-P 5-aminopentanol modification-associated protein YfmF, translated as MFKTIPFAKGVNLHIRQTTQFKTVNFSIKWRRALTAKSASERTVLTNVLQHSNAKYKTTAAFRSFLDDLYGTVLYFDTSKRGNEHTVLMNVETVNEHYLANASVLNNVLDLLHTAIFEPNLENGVFKASIVEREKQTVIQRIESIFDDKSRFAQFRLQQILRPNEPASISANGSVEEIQKITPASLFEAYQSMLANDKIDIYVAGDINEAEIVAKLQQALPFKDRTPEEVPAVLPQKHPEQDYVREQHEMKQGKLHIGFSTSVKFGDPDFAKMQIFNGIFGGYPHAKLFMNVREKESLAYYASSAYASHYGLIFVVSGIEPKNEEKALTLIKEQLAAIQAGDISNLELEQTKAMLTNQLKESLDSARGQIEIFDQYKNLPEEFSVEAWANKWKAVTKEDVVEMAKTVQLEAVYFLYGKEQAAQ; from the coding sequence ATGTTTAAAACAATACCTTTTGCAAAAGGTGTCAATTTGCATATCCGACAAACGACCCAATTTAAAACTGTAAACTTTTCAATTAAATGGAGAAGAGCATTAACAGCTAAAAGTGCCTCAGAGCGTACAGTATTAACAAATGTATTACAGCATAGTAATGCTAAATATAAGACAACGGCTGCTTTTCGAAGCTTTTTAGATGACTTGTATGGCACTGTGCTATATTTTGATACATCAAAGCGTGGCAATGAACATACAGTGCTGATGAATGTAGAAACGGTGAACGAGCATTATTTAGCAAACGCAAGTGTGTTAAACAATGTACTTGATTTATTGCACACAGCCATTTTTGAGCCAAATTTAGAAAATGGCGTTTTTAAGGCATCGATTGTAGAGCGTGAAAAGCAAACCGTTATTCAACGCATTGAATCCATTTTTGATGATAAATCTCGTTTTGCACAGTTTCGTTTACAGCAAATTTTAAGACCAAATGAGCCAGCCTCTATTTCAGCCAATGGTAGTGTAGAGGAAATTCAAAAAATCACACCTGCCTCGTTATTTGAAGCATATCAATCAATGCTTGCTAATGATAAAATCGATATTTATGTCGCTGGCGATATTAATGAAGCAGAAATTGTAGCAAAATTACAGCAAGCGCTACCATTTAAAGATCGTACGCCAGAGGAAGTGCCAGCAGTGCTTCCACAAAAGCATCCCGAGCAAGACTATGTTCGAGAGCAGCATGAGATGAAGCAAGGGAAATTGCATATTGGCTTTAGTACATCCGTTAAATTTGGCGATCCAGATTTCGCTAAAATGCAAATTTTTAATGGTATCTTTGGTGGTTATCCACATGCTAAATTATTTATGAATGTTCGTGAAAAAGAGAGCCTTGCTTATTATGCATCAAGTGCCTATGCCTCACATTATGGCTTAATTTTCGTTGTTTCTGGCATTGAGCCGAAAAATGAAGAAAAAGCATTGACATTAATTAAAGAACAATTAGCAGCTATACAGGCAGGAGATATTTCCAATTTAGAGCTGGAGCAAACAAAGGCAATGCTCACAAATCAATTAAAAGAGTCTTTAGATTCTGCGCGTGGACAAATTGAAATTTTCGATCAATATAAAAATTTACCTGAGGAGTTCTCTGTGGAAGCTTGGGCAAATAAGTGGAAAGCTGTGACGAAGGAAGATGTTGTGGAAATGGCAAAAACAGTGCAGCTTGAAGCGGTCTATTTCTTATATGGAAAGGAGCAAGCCGCACAATGA
- a CDS encoding GntR family transcriptional regulator, with product MTIKADHRHLYLQVIDRLKSDIEAGIFKENEKLPSEFELSKSLGVSRATLREALRLLEEENVIVRRHGVGTFVNPKPLFTSGIEQLSSISSMIEAVGMEPGSRFLKATEHIPSEEDLKRFQCDGEDKILTIERVRTADGDPVVYCIDRLPASFLPTDFVEKKEVSLFSALEQSGKIHVAYAITYIDPVGYHEQASPILNCGRETALLVLKQLHYDDHDQVVLYSKNYFRADKFSFHVVRKRV from the coding sequence GTGACTATTAAAGCAGATCATCGTCATCTCTATCTTCAAGTAATTGATCGTTTAAAATCTGATATTGAGGCTGGTATTTTTAAAGAAAATGAAAAGCTGCCTTCAGAGTTTGAATTATCGAAATCACTAGGAGTCAGTCGAGCAACACTTAGAGAAGCACTTCGACTGTTGGAAGAAGAAAATGTAATTGTGCGTCGACATGGGGTTGGGACTTTTGTTAATCCTAAGCCGTTGTTTACATCAGGTATTGAGCAGTTATCAAGCATTTCTTCTATGATCGAGGCAGTAGGTATGGAGCCAGGCTCGCGTTTTTTAAAGGCGACTGAGCACATACCTTCTGAGGAAGATTTAAAACGCTTCCAATGTGATGGCGAAGATAAAATACTCACAATTGAACGTGTCAGAACAGCGGATGGCGACCCAGTAGTTTACTGTATAGATAGACTACCAGCAAGCTTTTTGCCTACTGACTTTGTTGAAAAAAAAGAAGTTTCACTGTTCTCTGCTCTTGAACAATCTGGGAAAATTCATGTTGCTTATGCGATTACCTATATTGATCCAGTCGGCTATCATGAACAAGCTTCACCGATTTTAAACTGTGGACGTGAAACAGCTCTTTTAGTGTTAAAGCAATTGCATTACGATGACCATGATCAAGTAGTGCTCTATTCAAAAAATTATTTCCGGGCTGATAAATTCAGCTTCCATGTAGTTCGTAAACGGGTGTAG
- a CDS encoding ABC transporter permease codes for MSNRVINILVPIISIIIGLIVGAIVMVVSGYDPVQGYIALWTGIFGDSYSIGNTIRQITPYILAGLAVAFAFRTGLFNIGVEGQLILGWLAAAWVGYAFELPKVIHLPLALLAAAAAGAFWAFIAGFLKAKFKVHEVIATIMLNYTALYIANAVIKKLSDGGFKTERVLESASLRSPFLRELTDNSSLHYGIIVALLMVVVMWFILEKTTRGYELKAVGFNKNAADYAGMSVNKNIILAMTISGMFAGLGGAMEALGTFQNASIKPGFTGIGFDGIAVALLGANTPLGVIFGASLFGSLKYGALNMPNAAGIPEEIVSIIIALIIFFVASGYIIRVGLQKLSKKKEGQ; via the coding sequence ATGTCAAATCGTGTCATTAATATTCTCGTTCCTATCATCTCTATTATTATCGGTTTAATCGTAGGTGCTATCGTTATGGTAGTGAGTGGCTATGACCCAGTACAAGGTTATATTGCTCTTTGGACAGGTATATTTGGAGATTCATATTCAATTGGGAACACAATTCGTCAAATTACACCGTATATATTGGCAGGTCTTGCAGTAGCATTTGCTTTCCGTACAGGGCTGTTCAATATTGGGGTTGAAGGGCAGCTTATTTTAGGCTGGCTAGCAGCAGCTTGGGTAGGATATGCATTTGAACTACCTAAAGTGATTCATTTACCATTAGCATTATTAGCAGCAGCAGCTGCAGGTGCATTTTGGGCCTTTATTGCAGGCTTCTTAAAAGCGAAATTTAAAGTCCATGAAGTAATTGCGACAATTATGCTGAACTATACTGCGCTTTATATTGCGAACGCAGTCATTAAAAAATTGTCGGATGGTGGCTTTAAAACAGAACGTGTTCTTGAGTCAGCTTCATTGCGTTCTCCGTTTTTAAGAGAGCTTACAGACAACTCAAGCCTTCACTATGGGATCATTGTTGCACTTTTAATGGTCGTAGTGATGTGGTTTATTTTAGAAAAAACAACGCGCGGGTATGAGCTAAAGGCGGTAGGCTTTAATAAAAATGCTGCTGATTATGCAGGTATGAGTGTTAATAAAAATATTATTTTAGCCATGACAATTTCAGGTATGTTTGCGGGTCTTGGTGGTGCAATGGAGGCGCTAGGTACTTTCCAAAATGCATCGATTAAACCAGGCTTTACAGGAATCGGTTTTGACGGAATCGCTGTTGCCTTGCTTGGTGCGAATACACCACTAGGGGTAATATTCGGAGCTTCTCTTTTCGGTTCATTGAAATATGGTGCTCTTAATATGCCAAATGCTGCGGGTATTCCAGAAGAAATTGTATCCATTATTATTGCATTAATTATCTTCTTTGTGGCATCAGGCTATATTATTCGAGTAGGCTTACAAAAGCTGAGCAAGAAAAAGGAGGGACAATAA
- a CDS encoding BMP family lipoprotein: MKKRKFGLVLTSVLAASAILGACGAKDDDNAAKDNDNASGGGNTEEAFSVAMVTDVGGVDDKSFNQSAWEGVQAYGKEHGLEKGDGGFDYLQSKSDADYDANLNSLVRRDFNLIFGIGYMMEDAMAAIADENPDGQFAIIDAEVPADNVVSVLFKEQEGAFLAGVAAAKMSQSGKIGFVGGVDIPVINRFEAGFIEGAKAVNPDIIIEDKYTGAFDKADVGKITASSMYSSGVDVIFHAAGGTGNGVFSEAKERKKKDPDANIWVIGVDADQYEEGKVDEETNVTLTSMLKGVNTAVVDISNRAKNGDFPGGETLVYGLAEDGVKLADSRGAIPEDVQAVIDEYKEKIAKGEIVVPEKVEK, from the coding sequence ATGAAAAAACGTAAATTTGGTTTAGTATTAACATCAGTATTAGCGGCAAGTGCTATTTTAGGTGCATGTGGTGCAAAAGACGACGATAACGCTGCAAAAGACAATGACAATGCTTCAGGTGGTGGCAACACAGAAGAGGCTTTCTCAGTAGCGATGGTTACGGACGTAGGTGGCGTTGATGATAAATCATTCAACCAATCTGCATGGGAAGGTGTTCAAGCTTATGGTAAAGAGCACGGTTTAGAAAAGGGTGACGGTGGTTTCGACTACTTACAATCAAAATCAGATGCAGACTATGATGCAAACTTAAACTCATTAGTACGTCGTGACTTTAATTTAATTTTTGGTATTGGTTATATGATGGAAGATGCGATGGCTGCTATTGCGGATGAAAATCCAGATGGTCAATTCGCGATTATTGATGCAGAAGTACCAGCAGATAACGTTGTATCAGTATTGTTCAAAGAGCAAGAAGGTGCTTTCTTAGCTGGTGTTGCAGCTGCTAAAATGTCACAATCAGGTAAAATCGGTTTCGTAGGTGGCGTAGATATTCCAGTTATTAATCGCTTTGAAGCTGGTTTTATTGAAGGGGCAAAAGCTGTAAACCCTGATATCATTATTGAAGATAAATATACAGGTGCGTTCGATAAAGCCGATGTTGGTAAAATTACAGCAAGCAGTATGTATTCTTCAGGTGTTGATGTAATCTTCCACGCTGCTGGTGGAACTGGTAATGGTGTATTCTCTGAAGCAAAAGAGCGTAAGAAAAAAGACCCTGATGCAAATATTTGGGTAATTGGTGTAGATGCTGACCAATACGAAGAAGGTAAAGTAGATGAGGAAACAAACGTTACTTTAACTTCTATGTTAAAAGGTGTTAATACAGCAGTAGTAGATATTTCAAATAGAGCAAAAAATGGTGATTTCCCAGGTGGAGAAACACTTGTATACGGTTTAGCTGAAGATGGCGTTAAACTTGCAGATTCTCGTGGTGCGATTCCAGAAGATGTACAAGCTGTAATCGATGAATATAAAGAAAAAATTGCTAAGGGTGAAATTGTCGTTCCAGAAAAAGTGGAAAAATAA
- a CDS encoding DUF3388 domain-containing protein: MSDWYFEYEIQVNRPGLLGDIASLLGMLRVNIISINGVDKDRRGMLVHTDNDEAIERFRTIVSTMEHINVTKFRQPKLRDRLALRHGHYIPRDADEKNTFHFVRDELGILVDFMAELFKKEGHKLIGIRGMPRVGKTESVVAASVCANKKWIFLSSTMIKQTVRNKLVGDEFSSNNIFILDGIVTRRSSDERHMQLVREMMNMPCIKVVEHPDMFVQHSEYKIEDFDYIIELRHHVDEEITYEIMEKNHMSESDSFGGFNF; encoded by the coding sequence TTGAGCGATTGGTACTTTGAATATGAAATTCAGGTGAATCGCCCTGGATTATTAGGAGATATTGCTTCACTTTTAGGGATGCTTCGTGTCAATATTATTTCAATAAATGGTGTCGATAAGGATCGACGAGGTATGTTAGTGCATACAGACAATGATGAAGCGATTGAGCGTTTTCGTACAATTGTTTCGACAATGGAACATATTAACGTAACCAAATTTCGACAACCAAAACTTCGTGACCGACTAGCGCTTAGACATGGTCATTATATTCCTCGAGATGCAGACGAAAAAAATACATTCCACTTTGTGCGAGATGAACTGGGAATTTTAGTCGATTTTATGGCAGAGCTCTTTAAAAAAGAGGGACATAAGTTGATTGGTATACGTGGTATGCCCCGTGTAGGGAAGACCGAGTCTGTTGTTGCAGCAAGTGTTTGTGCCAATAAAAAGTGGATTTTCTTATCATCCACAATGATCAAGCAAACCGTTCGTAATAAACTTGTGGGGGATGAATTTAGTAGTAACAATATTTTTATATTAGATGGGATTGTAACACGTCGTTCATCTGATGAGCGGCATATGCAATTGGTGCGTGAAATGATGAATATGCCGTGCATCAAAGTTGTAGAGCATCCTGATATGTTTGTTCAGCATTCAGAATATAAAATAGAAGATTTTGATTATATTATTGAACTACGTCATCACGTTGATGAAGAAATTACTTATGAAATAATGGAAAAAAATCATATGTCCGAATCTGATTCATTTGGAGGATTTAATTTTTAA